In Erpetoichthys calabaricus chromosome 11, fErpCal1.3, whole genome shotgun sequence, the DNA window GCAAATCCACACCAATAAAATGAGGGAGCAGTACGAAGCGGAGGGCTTTGAGCTCAAGAACAAGGTGAGCCCCCAACTGACAGCTCCGTCTCAGCATGGCGTCTTGGCGGGCACCGTTGACCCCTCTGTATGCTGCGTCCACAGATACTGACCCTGGAGAACCGACTCGTGGAGCTGGAGACGCAGCGGGACAAACTGTACAGCGAGGCCGAGACCACCTGGGGGCGCCTGCACGCGGCCGAGAAGAACCAGAAGGAGCTGGCAGACGAGTACATCGTGCTGAAGAGCAACTACCTGGCGCTGTGCAAGGAGCACGAGAAGGAGGTGAGTGGGGGCGCCCATCGCGTGGCACTGAGGCTCTGCCATCTTGGTCCCCGGCGCACTGTGCTCATCTTACTgcttgttatatagcgcctttcatgggaAAGGGAGAAATTCAGCTAATACCAAGGGTTGGCATGGCAGAGTGGGCACCCACTGACAACACCTTGCCCAGTCTGAAACTGCTAACGACTCTTTGAGTCCACTTTgatacattgtgtgtgtgtgggcactGACTCTCCTTGCAAATTAGTAACTGCTAGGCCACAGCAGGGACTTGGCACAAACTGGTGTTCATAACTGGCAATTACAATGCTAATGCAGAGGGACACTGCCAGCCTAAATACCATGTCTAATGTAAAGGGGCACACACTGAGTGCCCACTTGATAAGATCCAAACCACTGGTGAGGAGGACAACTGTGTGCACCCATCAGAGAGGGCAAGATGTAAAGTGGCATGGAGTGGCACAGGATGTCACTGTCAGATGTGGCCCACGTTAGATGGATGGAGGTGGCCATTTTTGGATGCCCCATTTCACGTGGCCAAATTCCTCATTGTGCTACTTGGGAAATAAATGCCAGCGTTGTGTGTGGAATGTGTCGTCTCTTCAGCTGCCTTTCCTTTCAGGTGACCAAGAATGACGAGTTGGGCTTGGAGCTCCTGAACTTGGCCAAGGCGCAGGATGCCCTTCTGAAGCAGCAGGAGGACCAGGCCAGGCAGCGCCAGGCATACTCAGAGGCCACCATGGAGCTGGAGCGGGTCAAGGCGCTGGTTGGCCGCCTGTCCGACAGGAAGATCAAGGTAGGCTCAGAGGTCAAGACCACCTGTCGTCTCCCCCCCATTGTGGGCCCACGCCAGCCAATCACCTCGGCCGTAGCTCAAAGGGGTCTCGTGATGGCACCTCACAGCTGTGGAGTTCAAGTCAGGAGGTCTGATGTCCACCATCGTAGGTTGTCATGTGGTGTCCAAGTGGGAGAAGCTTGAACCCGTGTTTCTGTGACCTTCTGTCCACAGCCTGAAGATCTGGTGGCATCTGAGCACGAGCGCAGGAAGCTGGAGAGGAGCGTAAGTGTGATGGACTGGACCcccaggaaaggcgctataaaggcTGCTGACCGACTGACTGGCGTGTGATGACCAATGTCTGGACATGGCGCCCAAGTCCAGGATGACGTGTGGTCAGACAAACCTTGAAAAGGGTCCACAGTGAGGACGGCCATGCAGGTCACGTGtgacatcagctgatcagacacgcCGCAGTCTGAGGGGGTCAGGCGGCAATGGCCAGGCCATACTGGAGAAGAGCACACAATCAGTGGGGTGGGTGGCATGATGCCTCGACACCAGTAGGGGCAGCTGGCATCTGGGAGGTGTTGTGGTGCCTCGATGCACCAGCAGAGGGCGACTATTGCTCAGCATGGCCGCCTGTTGCTGCGATGCAGTGGTCATGGGTGTCACTGTCACGTGGCCTGCTACCACTGGTGATTGTCACTTGTGTTTCCTTTGTCCCCTGCAGCTGCTTGGAAATCAAGACGAGATCAAAGAGGAGCTGGAGAGGATGAAGAGGAGCCACGAAGGCCAGCAGCACAAGCTGGAAGAAAAAGTGTGAGTGAGGTGATGATGATGTCTGTCACAGTCTGACCATCAGTTGACCGCTCTGGACCTCTTGTCACCTCTTGCTACCCGAGTGTTCGGGATGCCAGTCCTTGGGTCAGGAGACCATGCCAGCCACTGACCTTTGGCTGGCGTCAGGTGCCCTGCTCCGTGATGAGTGACCTGTGGTCATTTTCTTTGTGCAGACGTCATCCTGTGCACACCCATCGTTCATGTCATCTAGTGGTGTGGGTCTTATCTTATGCCCACCTCAGTCCTGAGAACTCCGAGCTTGATGGATGGCAGGTGACTACGAGAGGATGCCAATGTGGACTAAATGCGCTCTTCTCATCCACAGGGTGACGATGGGCAGGGAGCTGCAGGAGACCAAGAGGGCCGTCCGGAACACCCAGCACAAGCTGGCAGAGCAGTCTGCGGTAAGCCGGGCATTCGTGGCACaacaaggacacacacacacagggcgaGGCAGAGGGCATCAGCATAGGTAGTGCCAGCACACAGCTGATTGGGCATCAGGAGTCGTCGTGTGTCACATAAGATGCCAGTCTGCCCCACTGACTCCTGCTCTGTCCACCTCAGGCCCTTCTGAGCTCCCAGGGCCAGCTGAAGGAGGTGGAGGCCGACAACTCGAGGCTGCAGCTTCAGCTCAAGGAGCTCAACGAGGAGTACCGCGCCCGGCTCGTCCGCTACATTCAGGACCTGGCGGTGAGTGTGCCCGCCCGGCCAGAGAGCAGAGCGCCCAGTGTGCCAGGCTCCTTGACACGCGTGCCGTCTCCCCGCAGGAGTACGTGGACGGCTGCACAGCTGAAGCGGGTGGCCGGACGCCAGCGGTGCCCCTCGAGCGCACCAGGATGAAGAGCTTCGTGGACAACATGCTGCAGGACGTCAAGGCCTCCTACCGGTCCCGAGAGGAGCAGCTCGCCAACGCGGCACGCGGGTACAAGAAGAGGCTACAGCACCTGCTCAAGGTGCACGAGAGGCTGCTGGTTGCTTACAGGTGGGCACAGGGTGGCATGGCAGCAGGGCTGGGTGGCATCCCGACCCCCCCTCACCTATCTGTTCTTCTGTGCCCCTCCCAGAATGCAGCGGGAGCAGATCCTGTCGGTGGGCGAGCGCGGCCTGGACCCCGGCCCCCCAGAGTCGCACTTCGGCGTTCCCGACAACGAGCTGGAGAGCGAGATGAGCCGCGAGCTGCAGAGGCTGCGGGAGGACAAGGCGCGGCTGGAGGCGCAGCTGCAGGAGCAGGTATGGGgtggtgccccctgctggcacCCTCTGGGCAGTCGGCgcagtctgagtgtgtgtgtgtatgagcccCCCCCTGTAATTGTGGTGACACCTGCATCCGCAGCAGTGCCACATCAAAGAATCGCTATCACCGGGTCTCATTTCACTGGAACCTCAGACTGTGCCCACTGTGTCTGTCTGTAACTCACACCATTGCtgatgtaaggcgctatatagtgaaTCTGATTTTCAGTGCAAGATAACTGCAAATGAGTTAAAGAAGGCTGGGTGGGCACAGACGCCACAAAGCGAGTGCCCATGTGAAAGTGACCCAGCGTCTCCTCTTTGTGTCTTTCAGAAGCGCAGCGTGGACTACCTCGACCCCACCGTCTCCTCACAGCAGTAAGTACCAGGGGAGTGGCATGTGACCCAATTAGTGTGCCCTGGCAGTCCCCCTCAGGACATGTAATTCGTGGAGTGGCACTCGAGGCACAAAGTGGGCAGTGCCAGGGGGCACACCTTCCGAGGGTGCGTTCTGATCCAAGAGTGGACGTCCATTTGGTCTTCCCCCAGGTGCCTGTGTACCACCTTAACGCTTTTGAAACCATCTTTAGTCTGGTGTGCCCCCAAAGGTGGGCAGTGGCACACAGTTACTGCAGAAACTCAAAACTGACCCTGTGAGGAGTGAGCACTGGGCACGTTGTGCCGTCCACTCTGGTATGATACGCCTGGTAGGCCAAAGGTCTGCCGCCACAACACACAGCAAGTGACCGGTGGCCTCATTTGAGATCCCCTCTGCTCCTCCCAGGTCACCTGCCAACGTGGGGAAAATCTCGGAAGACGGCTGGGCGGACATCAGGAAGCAGCTGCGTGAATTCACCCACTCGACACAGGTAAGCTGTGCCCTGCATCCTCAGCCCGTCCTCTGATGGCCATGCCAACTGAGCCCCCTTGTGGCTGCTGGGAATGTGTCATCGGGTGGTGAGTGATGGTGACCAAAACACAGAAAGAGGAAATGGGTGGGGGTCAGCCTGTGCCAGCGAGCAACTCGGGGCTCCATCTCAAAGCTGCCAGGCTGCTCGCTCCATGCCTACCTGTACCTGTGGCATGGCCAACTGTGAATGACAGtgcccataaaaataaaaacaaattaagaataaaaatcaaatgtaaatAAGCACCTTATGGGTGGCCGTCAGGAGGCCTGCCAGGCTTGCCCATGTGCCATCAGACATGAGCCTTTGCCTCCCACCCAACATTTACTTGCCATGCTTTTGTGTCCCAGTGACCCTCAAACCCGGTTGTGGGACAGGGCAGAAATGAAGCCCAGTGCCGCCTGCGGGCCTTCACAGACTGGCACCTCATGTGCCACCCTCACGCCGCTCTGCATGTGCCTTGCAGGAGGACCTCGAGAGGGAGCGCGCCCAGCTGCTGACACGGGCCATGGTGGCAGAGGAGCAGCTCTCGGAGCTCCAGGACTACGTGGACAAGCACCTGGCAAGGTAGGTGGGCCAAAGGACTCGCTAACTGCTTGGTCTTCTTGAGACTCTGACAGTACTGATTGGCAGATGCCAGTCATTCTTAAGGGTCTAAGGGTTTGTCCTGGCACACCACCAGAGCATCCCCAACAGACACGAGTGCTATTGCACCAGGGTGGCACTGTGTGCACTCTCTCAGCTGGTAAAGCCTGGGGTGCCCACCTGTCACATTTGAGTCAGTGCCAAGCACTGGATTCTTGCCACCCTTTTTGTTCAAGTCAGTGTGTTGGGAGCCCTGAAGGGACACTTTGGAGTGACATGCAGGTGGGACAATGCCTTCTGTGGACGAGGGGACAAAAACAGGAGGCCACAGCAGAAAGGGTGACGGTGACGGAAATGGAATGCAACGGAGGGGAACTTTGGGTGCCCATGCCAGTCAGGTACTATTTGGAGTCCTGAGGGGCATCAGGCACACCACACTGGTCAAAGGGCATAAGAGACAGTTGAGAATGACATCATCAAGGTCACAGCTCGGTGAAGGGCAATTAGGGACAAAGGTAACAGTCACAGCCCGACTTGGCCAACCTGCGGTGGGTGGCACAGTTGGCACTGTCACACGGAGCTCAGACTTGTTCTCTTGTATCCACTCGGGTCCTCATGGACAGACCCCTCTGCCGAGTGGCTCTGTATGAGCAGGCAGCTGGCGTCCATGTGGGCATTGTTTCCTCCCTCTGACTTTTCTTTGTGATTTGCCCCTCAGGTACAAGCAGGAGATCATCAGACTGAGGAGACTCTTGGGCACAGAAGCGGGCCGCGCTTTCAGTGCCGATGCCCCCGACGTCCGCCATCTACGCCACTCCAGAAGAAATGGCAGTTACGAACTGTGAAAGGCAGCCGTAATGGAGGGTTGAAAGGGAGGGGAGACGGGCAGAAGACAACAGGACTGGCACTGCCAGGAGAGCCACATTTGTCGCCGTGTGCCCAGTCTTAGGGAGTGTCCTGAGGCTTCATGATGGACACGAGTGCTTAATGGAcatgttgctttaattttttagaGCGCCTTTCCATGGAGCTACACAGGCAGCCTTGTGCTTAAGAGCCCAGTGTCCTGGCCAGTAGGGGGCATCACTGTGTGCCAATAAAGGGGGTACTTGGGTTAAATCTcaactctgtgtggagtttgcatgttctcctagtgCCCATACTTGACTCTCTGGCGGATCTTCTTCCCACTTCACTGGCCAGCTGCTTGGGTGCCCCCTACATGGATGGATGCCCAGCAGGTCATGCTGGGGTATGTGGGCACACGGGCAAGCTTCATGCCTCCTGCCAGTGGAGGTACATTAGAGCTTCAACTTCACGTCAGCTGGCGGCTCGCTTTCTTGTCCAAGTACACTCAAGACCTGCCACTAGGGGGTGCCAGAGGCCCACTTTCAACATCTCAGAGGTGGCAGTGTGCCAGTCTGTTCAGTTTACATCCTCAGGATGAGTGAGTGACCTACGACCACGCCTTCTGTTTAGGTGCCAGCTTCAACGCGCCTCAGCTGACTCCGCAACGCTTGGTGGGCCCTCGTTTCTCCCAGATTCCTTCACTCTGACTGGCACCATGGTGTACGTGTGTGGGTAATGTGTGCCCTTTTCAAAAATCCACCAGGCCCCCATGAAGAGCTGCCACTTGACAGGTGAGTGGCACTCTTGGATAGAAAGAGGAGCAAAATACAAGAAGCAGTGGGCACACTAATAAAACCTGTGCAGCTTTACTAAAagtctttaaaaaattaaaaagtgggtTCGGCACAGGGTGACCAGTAGATAGCCCCATGCCAGCTGTCACAAAGGGCAGTAGGCACTCTGAAAGCACAGAACTCTGCCTCCAGTGCCAGCTAATGAAGGAAG includes these proteins:
- the ccdc78 gene encoding coiled-coil domain-containing protein 78, translating into MGSKGDGESASGLREQLRRLTNENVQLRDKNERLFSKLGELQGKLGQLAGSKTDLSSKLVFSEEEKLKISKDLIEMQIHTNKMREQYEAEGFELKNKILTLENRLVELETQRDKLYSEAETTWGRLHAAEKNQKELADEYIVLKSNYLALCKEHEKEVTKNDELGLELLNLAKAQDALLKQQEDQARQRQAYSEATMELERVKALVGRLSDRKIKPEDLVASEHERRKLERSLLGNQDEIKEELERMKRSHEGQQHKLEEKVVTMGRELQETKRAVRNTQHKLAEQSAALLSSQGQLKEVEADNSRLQLQLKELNEEYRARLVRYIQDLAEYVDGCTAEAGGRTPAVPLERTRMKSFVDNMLQDVKASYRSREEQLANAARGYKKRLQHLLKVHERLLVAYRMQREQILSVGERGLDPGPPESHFGVPDNELESEMSRELQRLREDKARLEAQLQEQKRSVDYLDPTVSSQQSPANVGKISEDGWADIRKQLREFTHSTQEDLERERAQLLTRAMVAEEQLSELQDYVDKHLARYKQEIIRLRRLLGTEAGRAFSADAPDVRHLRHSRRNGSYEL